A DNA window from Actinomadura luzonensis contains the following coding sequences:
- the menD gene encoding 2-succinyl-5-enolpyruvyl-6-hydroxy-3-cyclohexene-1-carboxylic-acid synthase: protein MNPATALATVLVDELVRCGLTDVVLAPGSRSAPLALALHAESRVRLHVRIDERSASYLALGLAKRAERPVALICSSGTATANFHPAVIEAAESGVPLLVLTADRPPELRGTGANQTIDQIKVYGGAVRWFAEVGAPEDRPGQVAYWRSLACRAYQRAAGPAGAGPVHLNLAFREPLIPDGDNDWCEPLDGGAAGPWVRARVAPPPIALHIPPTRRGVLVVGDGAANVRRYVAAAGMAGWPVLSEPNGGARYGDHAVSTYHYLLGTPEFADAHRPDVVVTLGRPGLSRPLLSWLRRAGEHIVVAPDLDRWPDPTRSATQVAQAVEIPVAAGDDSWLHAWRHADQAARAAVDEVLDASGLSEPRLARDLVDALPNGALLFCGSSMPIRDLDQAMRPRRGIRLMANRGASGIDGLVSTAMGAALAHNGPSYALLGDLTFLHDQNGLILGPREPRPDLCLVVVNNDGGGIFSLLPQAAVRDPFERVFGTPHGVDLGYVAAATGTPYTLVSDLADLPKALRGEGPRVVEVRTDREENVLVHARLRDAAQEAVRAALAA, encoded by the coding sequence TTGAACCCCGCGACCGCGCTGGCCACCGTGCTGGTCGACGAGCTGGTGCGCTGCGGCCTGACCGACGTGGTGCTCGCGCCCGGCTCGCGCTCGGCCCCGCTGGCGCTGGCGCTGCACGCCGAGTCGCGGGTGCGCCTGCACGTGCGCATCGACGAGCGCTCGGCGTCGTACCTGGCGCTGGGGCTGGCCAAGCGGGCCGAGCGGCCGGTGGCGCTGATCTGCTCCTCCGGCACCGCCACCGCCAACTTCCACCCGGCCGTGATCGAGGCCGCCGAGTCCGGCGTCCCGCTGCTGGTGCTCACCGCCGACCGGCCGCCCGAGCTGCGCGGCACCGGCGCCAACCAGACGATCGACCAGATCAAGGTGTACGGCGGCGCGGTGCGCTGGTTCGCCGAGGTCGGCGCGCCCGAGGACCGCCCCGGCCAGGTCGCCTACTGGCGGTCGCTGGCCTGCCGCGCCTACCAGCGCGCCGCCGGCCCGGCCGGCGCCGGCCCCGTCCACCTCAACCTGGCCTTCCGCGAGCCGCTCATCCCCGACGGCGACAACGACTGGTGCGAGCCGCTGGACGGCGGCGCGGCCGGCCCCTGGGTGCGGGCCCGCGTCGCGCCGCCGCCCATCGCCCTGCACATCCCGCCCACCCGGCGCGGCGTGCTCGTCGTCGGCGACGGCGCCGCCAACGTGCGCCGCTACGTCGCCGCCGCCGGCATGGCCGGCTGGCCGGTGCTGTCGGAGCCCAACGGCGGCGCCCGCTACGGCGACCACGCCGTCTCCACCTACCACTACCTGCTCGGCACGCCCGAGTTCGCCGACGCCCACCGGCCCGACGTGGTCGTCACGCTCGGCCGGCCCGGGCTGTCGCGGCCGCTGCTGTCGTGGCTGCGGCGGGCCGGCGAGCACATCGTGGTCGCCCCCGACCTCGACCGCTGGCCCGACCCGACCCGCTCGGCCACCCAGGTCGCGCAGGCCGTCGAGATCCCGGTCGCGGCCGGCGACGACAGCTGGCTGCACGCCTGGCGGCACGCCGACCAGGCGGCGCGGGCCGCCGTCGACGAGGTGCTCGACGCCTCCGGGCTGAGCGAGCCGCGCCTCGCCCGCGACCTCGTCGACGCCCTGCCGAACGGGGCGCTGCTGTTCTGCGGCTCCTCCATGCCGATCCGCGACCTCGACCAGGCGATGCGGCCGCGGCGCGGCATCCGGCTCATGGCCAACCGGGGCGCCTCCGGCATCGACGGGCTGGTCTCCACGGCGATGGGGGCGGCGCTGGCGCACAACGGGCCGTCGTACGCGCTGCTCGGCGACCTGACGTTCCTGCACGACCAGAACGGCCTGATCCTCGGCCCCCGCGAGCCGCGGCCCGACCTGTGCCTGGTCGTGGTCAACAACGACGGGGGCGGCATCTTCTCGCTGCTGCCGCAGGCCGCGGTGCGCGACCCGTTCGAGCGGGTCTTCGGCACGCCGCACGGGGTCGACCTCGGGTACGTGGCGGCTGCCACCGGGACGCCGTACACGCTGGTGTCGGACCTCGCGGACCTGCCGAAGGCGCTGCGCGGCGAAGGGCCCCGGGTGGTCGAGGTGCGCACCGACCGCGAGGAGAACGTGCTGGTGCACGCCCGCCTGCGCGACGCCGCGCAGGAGGCCGTGCGCGCCGCCCTGGCCGCCTGA
- a CDS encoding protein phosphatase 2C domain-containing protein, with product MFAEVSCASAPGSAGRPNEDLVIAGPSWAVVLDGATAPAGVDSGCAHDVPWLVARLGGALAARLSAGPRTGTPLTGVLEEAIAATMGAHGSGCDLGNPDSPSATVALARVAGGRLEYLVLGDSPVLLATAGGGVRVVADDRLERLPGGRPYSLELVRSLRNTPEGFWVAAARPEAARQAVTGSVPLRELRAAGLCTDGVTRLVDRYGWSWDTLAAELESRGPRAVIDEVRALEAGSGVVRGKLHDDATAVWARVTVP from the coding sequence ATGTTCGCTGAGGTCTCCTGCGCCAGCGCGCCAGGGTCCGCCGGCCGGCCCAACGAGGACCTGGTGATCGCCGGGCCCTCGTGGGCGGTCGTGCTCGACGGGGCCACGGCGCCGGCCGGGGTGGACAGCGGGTGCGCGCACGACGTCCCGTGGCTGGTGGCGCGGCTCGGCGGGGCGCTCGCCGCGCGGCTGTCGGCCGGGCCGCGCACGGGCACGCCGCTGACCGGGGTGCTGGAGGAGGCCATCGCCGCCACCATGGGCGCGCACGGCTCCGGCTGCGACCTCGGCAACCCCGACTCGCCGTCGGCGACCGTGGCCCTGGCCCGGGTGGCGGGCGGGCGGCTGGAGTACCTGGTGCTGGGCGACTCGCCGGTGCTGCTCGCGACGGCGGGCGGCGGCGTGCGGGTGGTGGCCGACGACCGGCTGGAGCGGCTGCCGGGCGGGCGGCCGTACTCGCTGGAGCTGGTGCGGAGCCTGCGCAACACGCCTGAGGGGTTCTGGGTGGCCGCCGCCCGGCCCGAGGCCGCCCGCCAGGCCGTCACCGGCAGCGTGCCCCTGCGGGAGCTGCGCGCGGCCGGCCTGTGCACCGACGGCGTCACCCGGCTCGTCGACCGGTACGGCTGGAGCTGGGACACCCTCGCCGCCGAGCTGGAGTCCCGGGGCCCGCGGGCGGTCATCGACGAGGTGCGGGCACTGGAGGCCGGGAGCGGCGTGGTGCGGGGCAAGCTCCACGACGACGCGACCGCCGTGTGGGCGCGGGTGACCGTTCCGTGA
- a CDS encoding PP2C family protein-serine/threonine phosphatase, with protein sequence MMVDVMSAAALLGPDTDAEMLAVRLAHAQRLGNMGWAEWHFHTGETTWSDQVYTIFGRDPGEGPIALPRLAEHVDPADVAALDRLLWSALRGAEPVQAELRIRRGGNWSDLRDVRVVLEPLMSGGGPVGLHGVIQDITGRRRAERMMSESRRQLLEARERAAEERHVMLALREAILPDPTCPPALPDLRVAVRYVPAEKTANLGGDWFEAAPAPDGRLLLAVGDVSGHGLPAIAHMAQLRHALVGLAMTGRPAHRLLDWLNELVLHQFRDTTATAVIGHLDARTRVFAWGQAGHLAPVLVREGKATRLDPPRGVLLGAAAGRPYELAMTRLLPGDVLLMFTDGLVERRTRDLDVGLDLVLAAARDVPGRDLEPGLDKLLADIGGPNPEDDACLLGVGILG encoded by the coding sequence ATGATGGTCGACGTCATGAGCGCGGCGGCGCTGCTCGGGCCGGACACCGACGCGGAGATGCTGGCCGTGCGGCTGGCCCACGCGCAGCGGCTCGGCAACATGGGCTGGGCCGAGTGGCACTTCCACACCGGCGAGACGACCTGGTCCGACCAGGTCTACACGATCTTCGGCCGCGACCCGGGCGAGGGCCCGATCGCGCTGCCCCGGCTGGCCGAGCACGTCGATCCGGCCGATGTGGCGGCGCTGGACCGGCTGCTGTGGTCCGCGCTGCGCGGGGCGGAGCCGGTCCAGGCCGAGCTGCGCATCCGCCGCGGCGGCAACTGGAGCGACCTCCGCGACGTGCGCGTGGTGCTGGAGCCGCTGATGAGCGGCGGCGGCCCGGTCGGCCTGCACGGCGTCATCCAGGACATCACCGGCCGCCGCCGCGCCGAGCGGATGATGTCGGAGTCGCGCCGCCAGCTCCTGGAGGCGCGCGAGCGGGCCGCCGAGGAGCGCCACGTGATGCTGGCGCTGCGCGAGGCGATCCTGCCCGACCCCACCTGCCCGCCGGCCCTGCCGGACCTGCGGGTGGCGGTGCGGTACGTGCCCGCCGAGAAGACCGCGAACCTGGGCGGCGACTGGTTCGAGGCGGCCCCGGCCCCCGACGGCCGGCTGCTGCTGGCCGTCGGCGACGTCTCCGGCCACGGCCTGCCCGCCATCGCCCACATGGCGCAGCTCCGGCACGCCCTGGTGGGGCTGGCCATGACGGGCCGGCCCGCGCACCGGCTGCTCGACTGGCTGAACGAGCTGGTGCTGCACCAGTTCAGGGACACCACCGCCACGGCCGTCATCGGCCATCTCGACGCGCGCACGAGGGTGTTCGCCTGGGGCCAGGCGGGGCACCTGGCGCCGGTCCTGGTGCGCGAGGGGAAGGCGACCCGGCTGGACCCGCCGCGCGGGGTGCTGCTGGGGGCCGCGGCCGGGCGGCCGTACGAGCTGGCCATGACGCGGCTGCTGCCGGGCGACGTGCTGCTGATGTTCACCGACGGGCTGGTGGAGCGGCGCACCCGCGACCTCGACGTCGGTCTCGACCTGGTGCTGGCCGCCGCCCGCGACGTGCCGGGCCGCGACCTGGAGCCCGGGCTGGACAAGCTGCTGGCCGACATCGGCGGCCCCAACCCGGAGGACGACGCGTGCCTGCTGGGGGTCGGCATACTGGGGTAG
- a CDS encoding M24 family metallopeptidase: MTSSDLYPVSRLAAVQEATAKGGLDALLLTPGPDLRYVSGYDAKPLERLTCLVVPAAGEPYMLVPRLELPAAEASPASRLGLEFVAWDETDDPYAIAAARLGLPAKVGLADRMWAMSSLRFREVLPGAEQVLAGSVLRELRMRKSPAEVAALREAGEAIDAVHRQVPGLLRAGRTEREVARDIAEAILAAGHATVDFVIVASGPNGASPHHDVSDRVIQAGEPVVVDIGGQLHNGYCSDSTRVYSVGEPPAGFAAYYEVLRQAQEAACAAVRPGVTCESVDAAARDLIAAAGHGEHFVHRTGHGIGIETHEEPYIVAGNREPLEPGHAFSVEPGIYLPGRHGARIEDIVVCTETGGERLNNTTRELVVV, encoded by the coding sequence GTGACGTCCTCAGACCTGTATCCCGTGTCCCGGCTGGCCGCCGTCCAGGAGGCGACGGCCAAGGGCGGCCTCGACGCGCTGCTCCTCACTCCCGGCCCTGACCTCCGCTACGTCAGCGGCTACGACGCCAAGCCACTGGAGCGGCTGACCTGCCTCGTGGTGCCCGCGGCCGGCGAGCCGTACATGCTGGTGCCCCGGCTGGAGCTGCCCGCCGCCGAGGCCTCGCCCGCCTCGCGGCTCGGCCTGGAGTTCGTGGCCTGGGACGAGACCGACGACCCCTACGCGATCGCCGCCGCCCGGCTCGGCCTGCCGGCGAAGGTGGGCCTCGCCGACCGCATGTGGGCCATGTCGTCGCTGCGGTTCCGCGAGGTGCTGCCCGGTGCCGAGCAGGTGCTGGCCGGCAGCGTGCTGCGGGAGCTGCGGATGCGCAAGTCACCGGCCGAGGTGGCCGCGCTGCGCGAGGCGGGGGAGGCCATCGACGCCGTCCACCGCCAGGTGCCCGGGCTGCTGCGGGCCGGGCGCACCGAGCGCGAGGTGGCGCGCGACATCGCCGAGGCCATCCTCGCCGCGGGCCACGCCACGGTCGACTTCGTGATCGTCGCCTCCGGCCCCAACGGCGCGAGCCCGCACCACGACGTCTCCGACCGCGTCATCCAGGCCGGCGAGCCCGTCGTGGTCGACATCGGCGGCCAGCTCCACAACGGCTACTGCTCCGACTCCACCCGCGTCTACAGCGTCGGCGAGCCGCCCGCCGGCTTCGCCGCCTACTACGAGGTGCTGCGCCAGGCGCAGGAGGCCGCCTGCGCGGCCGTGCGGCCCGGCGTGACCTGCGAGTCCGTCGACGCCGCCGCCCGCGACCTCATCGCGGCGGCCGGGCACGGCGAGCACTTCGTGCACCGCACCGGGCACGGCATCGGCATCGAGACGCACGAGGAGCCGTACATCGTGGCGGGCAACCGCGAGCCGCTGGAGCCCGGGCACGCCTTCTCCGTCGAGCCCGGCATCTACCTGCCCGGGCGGCACGGCGCGCGCATCGAGGACATCGTCGTGTGCACCGAGACCGGCGGCGAGCGGCTCAACAACACCACCCGCGAGCTGGTGGTCGTCTGA
- a CDS encoding 5'-3' exonuclease has translation MLLDTPSLYFRAFFGVPETIKAPDGTPVNAVRGLIDMIATLVRDHAPAELVATMDADWRPAFRVAAIPTYKAHRVAQGEAEEVPETLVPQVAIINEVLDALGVARLESPGYEADDVIGTLTHRAGRGAVDIVTGDRDLFQLVDDARPVRVLYTARGIRNLQIVDEEFVTGKYGVPGRAYADFATLRGDPSDGLPGVAGVGEKTAAALITRFGSLPAMLAALDAGESDGFPAGSRTKLAAARDYLRAAPAVVKVAHDAPLPDADLTLPAKPRDPEALVALADRWGLDGPLNRLLTVLGR, from the coding sequence ATGCTTCTGGACACCCCGTCCCTCTACTTCCGCGCCTTCTTCGGCGTGCCGGAGACCATCAAGGCGCCGGACGGCACGCCCGTCAACGCGGTCCGCGGCCTCATCGACATGATCGCCACGCTGGTGCGCGACCACGCGCCCGCCGAGCTGGTGGCCACGATGGACGCCGACTGGCGGCCGGCGTTCCGGGTGGCGGCGATCCCGACGTACAAGGCCCATCGGGTCGCCCAGGGCGAGGCGGAGGAGGTGCCGGAGACGCTGGTGCCGCAGGTCGCGATCATCAACGAGGTGCTGGACGCGCTCGGCGTCGCCCGCCTGGAGTCGCCCGGGTACGAGGCCGACGACGTGATCGGCACCCTCACCCACCGGGCGGGCCGCGGCGCGGTCGACATCGTCACCGGCGACCGCGACCTGTTCCAGCTCGTGGACGACGCCCGCCCGGTCCGGGTGCTCTACACCGCCCGCGGCATCCGCAACCTGCAGATCGTGGACGAGGAGTTCGTCACCGGCAAGTACGGCGTCCCGGGCCGCGCCTACGCCGACTTCGCCACCCTGCGCGGCGATCCCAGCGACGGCCTGCCGGGCGTGGCGGGCGTCGGCGAGAAGACCGCCGCCGCCCTCATCACCCGTTTCGGCTCGCTGCCGGCGATGCTGGCGGCCCTGGACGCGGGCGAGTCCGACGGCTTCCCGGCGGGCAGCCGCACCAAGCTGGCCGCCGCCCGCGACTACCTGCGCGCCGCGCCCGCCGTGGTGAAGGTGGCGCACGACGCGCCGCTCCCCGACGCCGACCTCACGCTGCCGGCCAAGCCGCGCGACCCGGAGGCGCTGGTGGCGCTGGCCGACCGCTGGGGCCTGGACGGCCCGCTCAACCGCCTGCTGACGGTCCTCGGCCGGTAG
- a CDS encoding o-succinylbenzoate synthase, with protein sequence MRTRFRGQTVREGVLLRGPAGWGEFSPFPEYGPRECARWLACAREAAFEGWPAPVRERVPVNATVPAVDPEEAHAIVRRSGCGTAKVKVAERGQTFDDDVARVEAVRDALGPSGRLRVDVNGAWSVDEAVSRLKRLDKYELEYAEQPCATLEELAAVRRACDVPIAADESIRRAEDPLRVRAAEAADVAVVKVQPLGGVREALRVVEACGLPAVVSSAVETSVGLAAGLALAAALPSLPYACGLGTMALLSGDVVDDSLVPVGGELTVRRPEVNFQLLSAFEIDSPQWLRRMQEASR encoded by the coding sequence ATGCGGACACGGTTCCGGGGGCAGACCGTCAGGGAGGGCGTGCTGCTGCGCGGCCCGGCCGGATGGGGCGAGTTCTCGCCGTTCCCCGAGTACGGCCCGCGCGAGTGCGCCCGGTGGCTGGCCTGCGCCCGCGAGGCGGCCTTCGAGGGCTGGCCGGCGCCGGTGCGCGAGCGGGTGCCGGTCAACGCCACCGTCCCGGCCGTGGACCCCGAGGAGGCGCACGCCATCGTGCGGCGCTCCGGCTGCGGCACGGCCAAGGTCAAGGTGGCCGAGCGCGGGCAGACGTTCGACGACGACGTGGCGAGGGTGGAGGCGGTGCGCGACGCGCTCGGCCCGTCCGGGCGGCTGCGGGTCGACGTCAACGGCGCCTGGAGCGTCGACGAGGCGGTCTCCCGGCTGAAGCGCCTGGACAAGTACGAGCTGGAGTACGCCGAGCAGCCGTGCGCCACGCTGGAGGAGCTGGCCGCGGTGCGGCGGGCCTGCGACGTGCCGATCGCGGCCGACGAGTCGATCCGGCGCGCCGAGGACCCGCTGCGGGTGCGCGCGGCCGAGGCGGCCGACGTGGCGGTGGTCAAGGTGCAGCCGCTCGGCGGAGTGCGTGAGGCGCTGCGCGTGGTGGAGGCGTGCGGGCTGCCGGCCGTGGTCTCCAGCGCCGTGGAGACGTCCGTGGGGCTGGCGGCGGGGCTGGCGCTGGCCGCGGCGCTGCCGTCGCTGCCGTACGCGTGCGGGCTCGGCACGATGGCGCTGCTGAGCGGCGACGTCGTGGACGACTCGCTGGTGCCCGTCGGCGGCGAGCTGACGGTCCGCCGTCCCGAGGTGAATTTTCAGCTTTTGTCGGCATTCGAAATTGACTCTCCCCAGTGGCTCCGCCGGATGCAGGAGGCATCACGTTGA
- a CDS encoding AMP-binding protein: MWRNPSHPDRPLHAIVQPPGPALFTAVRRALDGSGPAVLPLAPGPSAAAVVAALRPTHVDGEPYEGGQGVPEDVAVVIATSGSTGAPKGVMLSATALRASAASSLRRLEASKGERWLCCLPVAHVSGLQVLVRALLSGSEPIIHAGFDARAVLESGAQHVSLVPTQLHRLVELETDLSVFRTILLGGAAPRPGLVERARDLGARVVMSYGSSETSGGCVYDGQPLYNVDLKIGADGLIRIAGPVLFSGYRSGEPAPFDGGWFVTSDLGELAGGRLRVLGRADDVINTGGEKVVAAAVAAVLGTHPEVADVAVIGVPDQEWGERVTAVVVPADPNTPPTLEQLRAYSRDRLPPHAAPRELRLVAALPLLPNGKTDLVRLKAGT, from the coding sequence ATGTGGAGGAACCCGTCGCATCCGGACCGCCCGCTGCATGCCATTGTGCAGCCTCCGGGGCCTGCCCTGTTCACGGCCGTCCGGCGGGCGCTCGACGGCAGCGGCCCGGCGGTGCTGCCGCTCGCGCCCGGGCCCTCCGCCGCCGCCGTCGTCGCCGCGCTGCGGCCCACCCACGTGGACGGCGAGCCGTACGAAGGCGGGCAGGGCGTGCCGGAGGACGTCGCCGTCGTGATCGCCACCAGCGGCAGCACCGGCGCGCCCAAGGGCGTCATGTTGTCGGCCACCGCGCTGCGCGCCTCCGCGGCGTCCTCGCTGCGCCGCCTGGAGGCGTCCAAGGGCGAGCGCTGGCTGTGCTGCCTGCCGGTCGCGCACGTCTCCGGCCTCCAGGTGCTGGTGCGCGCGCTGCTGTCGGGCAGCGAGCCGATCATCCACGCGGGCTTCGACGCGCGCGCGGTGCTGGAGTCGGGGGCGCAGCACGTCTCGCTGGTGCCCACGCAGCTCCACCGGCTGGTGGAGCTGGAGACCGACCTGTCGGTGTTCAGGACGATCCTGCTGGGCGGCGCCGCGCCCCGTCCCGGCCTGGTGGAGCGTGCCAGGGACCTCGGCGCGCGGGTGGTGATGTCGTACGGCAGCAGCGAGACCAGCGGCGGCTGCGTGTACGACGGCCAGCCCCTTTACAATGTAGATCTCAAGATCGGCGCGGACGGCCTGATCAGGATCGCCGGCCCCGTGCTGTTCTCCGGCTACCGCTCCGGCGAGCCCGCGCCCTTCGACGGCGGCTGGTTCGTCACCTCCGACCTCGGCGAGCTGGCCGGCGGGCGGCTGCGGGTGCTGGGCCGGGCCGACGACGTGATCAACACCGGCGGCGAGAAGGTCGTGGCCGCCGCCGTGGCCGCCGTGCTGGGCACCCACCCGGAGGTCGCCGACGTCGCCGTGATCGGCGTGCCCGATCAGGAGTGGGGCGAACGGGTCACCGCCGTCGTGGTCCCCGCCGATCCCAACACGCCGCCCACGCTTGAGCAATTGCGGGCATATTCCCGCGATAGGCTGCCTCCTCATGCCGCCCCCCGCGAGCTGCGCCTTGTCGCCGCGCTGCCCCTCCTGCCGAACGGCAAGACCGATCTGGTCAGGCTGAAGGCCGGAACCTGA
- a CDS encoding RNA polymerase sigma factor, with amino-acid sequence MPRTAVATPPATLDQLIERGRSQGHLSLAELRDAFAEAGVSPSEGRTILRELSEAGVSLAAENEPSLSRTAPRKTTRRTTTRTTTTRTTAPKPAAEQEEGAPTKASTSRPKATGRKAGKAKTGASADVKTLVPADPKPEHEEDVPDDLVLDEAELESEQIDLDDTQSVMGDSVHTYLKSIGRRTLLTAAQEVELARRIEAGLYAEYKLETQPNLSPEAQDDLHLVIEDGRRAKDHMLEANLRLVVSVAKKYTDRGMSLLDVVQEGNLGLIRAVEKFDYTKGFKFSTYAMWWIRQAIQRGFADSARTIRLPVHVLEMLSKLSRIERDMHQRLGREPTPEELAVELDKTPDQIEELLRTSRQPISLNATIGEDGETTIGDLIEDVDSPEASEIVDRQLLGDQLRGVLDNLSPREAKIMALRFGLVDGKPHTLDEIGKHLGLTRERIRQLEKESLSKLRHPSNTRPLLDWAS; translated from the coding sequence ATGCCCAGAACCGCCGTGGCGACCCCACCCGCGACTCTTGACCAACTGATCGAACGAGGACGTTCCCAGGGTCACCTTTCTCTGGCGGAACTGCGTGACGCGTTCGCCGAGGCCGGCGTCAGCCCTTCAGAGGGCCGTACGATCCTGCGCGAGCTGTCCGAGGCCGGCGTGAGCCTGGCCGCGGAGAACGAGCCGTCTCTCAGCAGGACCGCCCCCAGGAAGACCACCCGCAGAACCACCACCAGGACGACCACCACCAGGACGACCGCGCCGAAGCCCGCAGCGGAGCAAGAGGAAGGTGCTCCGACGAAGGCTTCGACCTCGCGACCCAAGGCTACCGGCCGCAAGGCGGGCAAGGCAAAAACCGGCGCGTCCGCGGACGTGAAGACCCTGGTGCCGGCCGACCCCAAGCCGGAGCACGAGGAGGACGTCCCCGACGATCTCGTGCTCGACGAGGCCGAGCTGGAGAGCGAGCAGATCGACCTGGACGACACGCAGTCGGTCATGGGCGACTCGGTGCACACGTACCTGAAGTCGATCGGCCGCCGCACCCTGCTGACCGCCGCCCAGGAGGTCGAGCTGGCCCGGCGGATCGAGGCCGGGCTGTACGCCGAGTACAAGCTGGAGACCCAGCCGAACCTCTCGCCCGAGGCGCAGGACGACCTGCACCTGGTCATCGAGGACGGCCGGCGCGCCAAGGACCACATGCTGGAGGCCAACCTCCGGCTGGTGGTGTCGGTGGCCAAGAAGTACACCGACCGCGGCATGTCGCTGCTGGACGTGGTCCAGGAGGGCAACCTGGGCCTGATCCGGGCCGTGGAGAAGTTCGACTACACCAAGGGGTTCAAGTTCTCCACGTACGCGATGTGGTGGATCCGGCAGGCCATCCAGCGCGGCTTCGCCGACTCGGCCCGCACGATCCGGCTGCCCGTGCACGTGCTGGAGATGCTCTCCAAGCTGTCGCGCATCGAGCGTGACATGCACCAGCGCCTGGGGCGCGAGCCCACGCCCGAGGAGCTGGCCGTCGAGCTGGACAAGACCCCCGACCAGATCGAGGAGCTGCTGCGCACCAGCCGCCAGCCGATCTCGCTGAACGCGACGATCGGCGAGGACGGCGAGACCACGATCGGCGACCTCATCGAGGACGTCGACTCCCCCGAGGCGTCGGAGATCGTCGACCGCCAGCTGCTGGGCGACCAGCTCCGCGGCGTGCTCGACAACCTCTCGCCGCGCGAGGCGAAGATCATGGCGCTGCGCTTCGGCCTGGTGGACGGCAAGCCGCACACCCTGGACGAGATCGGCAAGCACCTGGGCCTGACCCGGGAGCGGATCCGCCAGCTGGAGAAGGAGTCGCTGTCCAAGCTGCGCCACCCGAGCAACACCCGCCCGCTGCTCGACTGGGCGAGCTGA